The genomic window TGAATTCCGATGAGTAGCCGCTGTGTTGGGCGATGGCGCGGAGTGGCGCGTCGGTGGCGGCGAGCAGCCGGCCGGCGAGGGTCATGCGCCACCAGGTCAGGTATGTCAGGGGCGGTTGGCCCACGGTCGTGCTGAATCGGCGTGCGAAGGCCGCCCGTGACAGGCCGGCCCCGGCGCCGAGTTCTTCTACCGTCCAGGGGTGGGCGGGTTGGTCGTGGATGGCGTGCAGGGCGGAGGCGACGGCCGGATCGGCGAGTGCCGCGGCCCAGCCGGTGGCCGCTCCCCACCTTGAGGTTGCCCCGAGATGCGGAGGGGGCCGTGTCCATGCCGGGCGGCCACGGCTCTCTTGCGCCTGATGACGATCCAGCAGGATCGATGACGTCGTTGAACGAAACCACCCCACCGCGGTCCGGGCTGCCGAGTCCGCCGTCGCAGGTGCCGGCCGCGACAGTGTTGCCGCAGAGCCTGAAGGGGCCGATCGCCTCCGCCGGGGAGCTCCCACGACCAACAGCACTGACAGCACACGACAGTTGAGCGCAAGCTCCCTCTGTCATCTGCCAGTCGCGGCTCCCACGCTCCGAGTCGGAATCACTTGACGAAAACCGCTCGCGCAATCTCATCGGGGGCGGCACTCGCCTCCGCGACCAGTTCCCCGTCGGCGGACCAGATGCCCGAACGGCCGGACGTGCGGTCGAAGCCGCCACCGGTCGGACCCGCGAAGGCCGCCATGGCGACCCACACACCGTGGTCGGCCGCGACCCGGCGGGCGCGCTCGCCGTGGACCTCAGCCTCGTGATCGGCGTGGACAACCCCAGCCACGTACCCATCGATGCCCAGCGCGGCCGTCTTCGCGGCGTGCTCAGGAATACCCGTGTCACGGCAGACGGCGAGCCCCAGCCGCCACCCGTCCACTACGATCACGGCCGGCTCCCCAGGCACAAAGCGGGCGGCCTCGCTGCCGTGGAGGTACACCTTCCCATAAGCCACGCGCGCGCCGTTTCCCTCCACAACCAGGATGCCGATGCGCGGACCCTGCACAGGCGCGCCGACCAGGGCAAGCGACCCGGTCTCGGCGCACGCGGCGACGATCGGAGCCAGCCGTTCGTCGTCCGGAACGACCGGCTCCGCGTCCAGCTCGTATCCCGTCAGCGACATCTCGGGGAAGACCACCACCCGCGCCTCCGCCGCCCGAACGGCCTCCGCGTGGGCCACCGCGTTGGACGTCACGTCGAAAGCGATGCACCTCGGCTGCGCCACCGCGATGTTCAACGGCTGCTCCACCCCGAACTCCCCTCACCGAATCGCGCGATCACCCTACAGAGCCGCCACACAGCGAGCCGTTGCGCACCTGCCGCAGAAGCCTGCCGTCTTCCACCAGCACATCACCGCTTGGCCGCACGCAACGCTCCCCGACCTCGTCACCCAAAGTCACTGTTCAAGGCTGACACCGGACCAATACACGACAGTTGAATACGCGAGCCCACCCGTAGTCTGCCGTGGCCTGCGCCGACCCCTCAGCTGCGCCTGCTGGACGGAAGGTCCGCGTCGTCCAAGGCGGCCCGCGCCGCCGACGTGAAGCTGCCGAGGCGCTCGGAGACCATGGTCACCTCGACGGCGTGACGCTCAACGAAGTTGACGTTGCGATTTGGGGCACCCGAGGAGTCGCGCCAGGCGAGAAGAGTTGTGTGCATCGAGTGGAGCCCCAGGTGGACGCTGTGGGCGGCCTGCTCCACTGAGTCGGGTCCCTCGACTGCGAGGGCGGCCCAAGCTGCTTGCACTCGAACCAACTGATCTTGCGCGATCTGGAGCCGCCGATCAGCCTCCGCCACATCTGGGGCATCGCCTATCAGCGCTCGTGCAGCCATCTTCAGAACGCTGCGCAACTCGTTGGCAGGGGCCAGGAAGGCGCTGTACGCGTCTCGCCGCAGTTGCCTGCGCCACTGAAAGTGCTCGGCCTTGGCTTGTCCCTCCAACTGCCGCCGAGTCGCCCCACTGGAGATCGCCGACGCCGCAACCGTGCCGAGAACGCCTACCGTTGCGCCGAACAGCGCCGCAAGTCCTTGGTCCATGCGGGGGATTATTCACCCTGGCGACCACACACAGTCACCGGCAGGGCGGGTTCCACGGGGAACTGGCGACAGTTGAACAGGCGACCCCACCAATATCGACCTCCGGGGTCTACGAACTCCACCTTGAGCTTCCCGACCAGGGAAACAAGAGGGAGTTCGCACACAGCCAGGGAGTCGGCTGTGACCAACGAGGCACGGGCCACATTCCCGGAGCGGCCTGCCAACCGGTCGGGTGATGTTCCATGATGAGCGGGCCATGCACCAGCCGATCACCACCCACCGAGCGCCGCTGCCCGTCCTGAGGGCCGCGGTGTTCTCCGTCGTCGGCACCGTGGTGGGCGTGAGCGCCCACCATCTGCTCGCTCAGGGGCCTGTGCCGTGGGCACCGTGCTCGGTCGCGGCCGCCGCGCTCTTCGGCCTGGGGCTGGTCGGCACGCGCCGTCCCCGCCAGCCGGCAACGGTCATGACCAGCAGCGTCGTAGCCCAGTCCGGACTGCATCTGTGGCTGTCGTTCACCGCGCGCACCCCGCACGCGACAGCCGAGGCCTCAGGTCATCAGCACGGGCAGGCCCACAGCGTCCACGCGGCCTGGCACGAGCGGCTGCACGACTCCTTGGCCATGACGGTGGCCCACGCGCTCGTGGCCGTGTTCGTCGCCCTCCTGCTGCATCAAGCGGACGCGGCCTGTTGGGCCGTGGCCCTGGCCCGAGGCGCGACGGCGACCGTCGACACGGTACGGGCCACCCTCACCGCGGCCTGGACCGTGATCGCGGGGCGGCCACGAAAACCCGAAGGACTCGGGCTGACGCTTGTGCTGCCGGTGGAGGGCGAGCCACCCGCGCCAATGGCCCCGGCTCTCGCCCATGCGGTGGTGCGGCGCGGTCCCCCTTCGACGTGGGCAGTTCTCGTCAACTGACCCCGCCGGGGAGTCGGTTCGCCCCTCCCGACGGTCTCACCGTCTGGCGGCACGCGAACGAACCGCTCTCCCCTGCCATCCCTCATGCCTGGAGACACCCATGTCCCGCATCGCCCTGCCGCGCACCGTGCGGCGCCTGACCGTCGCGACCGCCGTCGCGGCCACCGCCGTCCTGCTTACCGCCGTCCCGGCCGCCGCCCACGTCGAGGTCGAGTCCGACAACGCCCAGGCCCTCGCCGAGAACGTCGAACTCGACTTCAGTGCCGAGTCGGAGTCCGGCACCGCCGGCATCACCGAACTCCGCGTGGTCCTGCCCGAGGGCATCGCACCCACCGACGTGGAGTACGGCGAGGGCCCCAAGGGCTGGGAGTTCACCACCACCAAGGACGGCTACACCGTCAAGGGCCCGGCCGTGAAGGTCGGCGCGGACGCCGAGTACTCGGTCGTCGTCCGGCAGCTGCCCGACGCCAAGGAGCTGGCCTTCAAGACGCTCCAGACCTACAGCGACGGCAAGATCGACCGCTGGATCGAACTGGGCGAGGCCGACGCCGAAGGACACGGAAGCGAGGCTCCGGTCCTCGAACTCAAGGCCGCCGCACCGGGCGCCAAGCCGGTCAGCCCCTCCCCCACCGAGTCGGCGAGCCCGTCCCCGACCGCCACGCCCACACCGACCGCCGAGGAGACGGCCGACTCGCCCACCCCCCAGGCGGCCGACTCCGAGAAGGAGGACGAGGGCGGGCTGTCCGCCGGCGCCTGGATCGGCATCGTGGCGGCCGTCCTCGTCGCGATCGCTGCCGTGATCTTCGCCGTACGCCGCCGGGGCGGAACCCAGGAATGACCCTTCGCCGATCGCACTGATCGCCTGATCGCAGGGCTCCTTCCTCCGCGGGTGAAGGAGCCCTCGGTCCGCGAAGGACTCCCGCAGGACGGCGGCCATTCCCGCGGAGTGACCGCCATTCCCGCGGAGTGGCCGCCGGTGCCGACGGCCGCCACCAGCGCGGCAGGCGGACCAGAGCGTCAGCACAGAGCGGAAGGTGCACACCGGGTTCTCCGGTGCGCACCGTCAGAAGGCCATGCCCAGTGCGGTCCGGACGTCACCTGGGTGCGGGTGCGCTGTTCACCGGCTACAACCGGTCGAAATCAGAGATTTCTCACGCCCCAGGTCGCCAGAACCAGCAACACCACGGCAGAGGCCACCACCACGGCCACCTCGGCTGTCCGGCGAAGAATCCTGTTCATCTCGTCCCCCTCACCTCGCGTCCAGGTGGGTTCCTACCCCTTGACGGGGCGCCCACCACTCCTGAGCGCGTACGGATCCGCCCGGGATGAATCCGTCTGATTCGGGTAGCCCTGCCACACGCCGTCCTTGAAGGTGGAGTTCCATGACCTCTGCGACAGCACGCGTGGCCTCGGCGGTGGTCGCCGCCGCTGCCCTCGCCCTCACGGGTGCCTGCGACAGCGGCGGTGACGGGGGCTCACCCGAGACGACACGGCCATCCGCCTCCGGCTCGTCCGGCTCGCCGCCGGCCAGCGGGTCCCCGTCGCTCTCGGTATCCCCGACTCCGACCGGTACGGCGCCGGAGGACCCGGAGGAGGCCGAGCAGGAGATCAGGGAAGCCTGGCGGGTCTTCTTCGACCCCGAGTCCTCCCTGGAGGAGCGGAGCGAGGTCGTCGAGAGCGGTGAGCAGAACTCCCTGATGATCGACAACCTCTTCCGGGACCCGCTCGGGAGCCGCCTGCGCGCCACCGTGGCCTCGGTGTCGTTCATTACGTCCGGGGACGCCACCATCACCTACACGCTCACCCGCGACGGCCGCCGACTGGACACCGGCGGCCCGGGAGCCGCGGTCCTCCAGGACGACACCTGGAAGATCGCTCTGGACACGGTCTGTGCGCTGACACGACATGCCGAGGACGCCCCCGAGGCGCCGAGCTGCGGGTGAGCAGCAGGCCTGTCGGCAGGATGCGGGTCGTACTGAAGCCGTACCCAAGCTGCGTGCCGTCCGCGCCAGTTGCCGCCATCGTGGACACCCCCGCCGCTGCCGCACGACGAGCGGGTGTCCGGTCAACCGGCCGCCCGGCTGCAGCGGTCGGGCCGGCGAGGTACAGGCCGGCGCCGATTCTCAGTTGGTCCAGACGACCGGGCTGTCGCGGTACGCGTCGCCCTCGTCGAACGAGGCGCCGACGATGGGCGAGCTCTTCGTGGCGCTGAGCGCGCAGGTCTCGTACGACGCACCCTTGGTGGTGAACTCGGTGGGCGCGCTCTCGCGGTCGCACTTGCCCGGGAGGTCACCGATCAGTACGACGCCCGTCCCGGCGCCACCTTCCAGCACACCGTCCAGCTTCAGCGACGCGTAGGCCAGGTCGGTGCCGCCGACGTTCTCCACCTTCATCTTGATGAAGTAGGGCGTCATTCCCTTCGCCTTCTCACCGAAGGCGGCCATGTCGGCCTCGGTGCCCTTCTCGATCGCCGTGACGGTTACGGCGATGGTGCCCTTCTTCTCGCTCGTGTACTCGAAGGGCAGGACAGCCCTGGCGCCGACCTTGAGTTCCGTGCCCGGCGCGGTGACGTCACCCTCGGCCGGCGCGGCACTGTCGTCGCCGCTGTCGGCAGTCGGGCTCTCGCTGCTCGGCGCGGACGAGGCCGGGGCTGACGCCGCCGGCGAATCCTGCGCCACCGGCTCTCCCTCGTCGCCGGAGCAGGCCGAAAGCCCGAACCCCATGGTGGCCAGAGCAGCCGCGAACACGATACGTCCCTTGTGCACTACTACTACCTCACTGGTAACGAGAGCTGTCCGATACGGCAGCTTGGAACAGTCGATGGCTTCGAGAAATGACCGACCACACAGCCGGACATGCCAGAG from Streptomyces sp. DSM 40750 includes these protein-coding regions:
- a CDS encoding carbon-nitrogen hydrolase family protein, translated to MEQPLNIAVAQPRCIAFDVTSNAVAHAEAVRAAEARVVVFPEMSLTGYELDAEPVVPDDERLAPIVAACAETGSLALVGAPVQGPRIGILVVEGNGARVAYGKVYLHGSEAARFVPGEPAVIVVDGWRLGLAVCRDTGIPEHAAKTAALGIDGYVAGVVHADHEAEVHGERARRVAADHGVWVAMAAFAGPTGGGFDRTSGRSGIWSADGELVAEASAAPDEIARAVFVK
- a CDS encoding DUF1775 domain-containing protein, with the translated sequence MSRIALPRTVRRLTVATAVAATAVLLTAVPAAAHVEVESDNAQALAENVELDFSAESESGTAGITELRVVLPEGIAPTDVEYGEGPKGWEFTTTKDGYTVKGPAVKVGADAEYSVVVRQLPDAKELAFKTLQTYSDGKIDRWIELGEADAEGHGSEAPVLELKAAAPGAKPVSPSPTESASPSPTATPTPTAEETADSPTPQAADSEKEDEGGLSAGAWIGIVAAVLVAIAAVIFAVRRRGGTQE